One Amycolatopsis sp. NBC_00355 genomic window carries:
- a CDS encoding GNAT family N-acetyltransferase — MAKIEVRPAAAAEFEAVAGLRWRWVAERDGLPAAGRDRFVREFGAWAREHAATHRCLVVVREDEVLGMAFLAITARVPTPTAFTRAAGDVQSVYVSPEVRDSGLGGLLIHGILRLAADLGLERVTVHSSRRAVPAYERRGFAVARHLMQAEIPGPGGP; from the coding sequence GTGGCGAAGATCGAAGTCCGGCCCGCCGCGGCGGCCGAGTTCGAAGCCGTCGCCGGGCTGCGGTGGCGCTGGGTCGCCGAGCGGGACGGCCTGCCCGCCGCCGGGCGCGACCGGTTCGTGCGGGAGTTCGGCGCGTGGGCGCGGGAGCACGCGGCCACCCACCGGTGCCTGGTGGTGGTGCGCGAAGACGAGGTGCTCGGGATGGCGTTCCTCGCGATCACCGCGCGCGTGCCGACGCCGACGGCGTTCACCCGGGCCGCCGGCGACGTGCAGAGCGTCTACGTCTCGCCGGAAGTCCGCGACAGCGGCCTCGGCGGCCTGCTGATCCACGGGATCCTCCGCCTGGCCGCGGACCTCGGGCTCGAGCGGGTCACGGTGCATTCGTCGAGACGCGCGGTGCCGGCCTACGAGCGGCGCGGGTTCGCCGTGGCCCGGCACCTCATGCAGGCCGAGATCCCGGGGCCGGGCGGGCCCTGA
- the truB gene encoding tRNA pseudouridine(55) synthase TruB, whose product MSSPKPPRRPAPPPGLVIVDKPAGMTSHDVVARARRFMGTRKVGHAGTLDPMATGVLVLGIERATKLLGHLALDRKTYLATLSMGSSTTTDDAEGEILTTAETGAVTDEAITAGIAKLTGAIQQVPSAVSAVKIDGKRAYARVRAGEDVVIPPRPVTVYRFDVLGIRHEDDHVEVDAVVECSSGTYVRALARDLGADLGVGGHLMALRRTTVGPFSLARARTLDQLEEQPELSLDLDAAVAAAFPRRDLDAATAKAVRHGQRIPAAGLEGTYGLFGPDGRVLALAADEQGVSKAVVVLLPA is encoded by the coding sequence GTGTCGAGCCCCAAACCGCCCCGCCGCCCCGCCCCGCCGCCCGGTCTCGTGATCGTCGACAAGCCCGCCGGGATGACGTCGCACGACGTCGTCGCCCGCGCCCGCCGGTTCATGGGCACCCGCAAGGTCGGGCACGCCGGCACGCTCGACCCGATGGCGACCGGCGTGCTGGTGCTCGGCATCGAGCGCGCCACCAAGCTGCTCGGCCACCTGGCGCTCGACCGCAAGACCTACCTGGCGACGCTGTCGATGGGCAGCAGCACCACGACCGACGACGCCGAGGGCGAAATCCTCACCACGGCGGAAACCGGCGCGGTGACCGACGAGGCGATCACCGCCGGGATCGCCAAGCTCACCGGCGCCATCCAGCAGGTGCCCAGCGCGGTCAGCGCCGTCAAGATCGACGGCAAGCGCGCCTACGCCCGGGTCCGCGCGGGGGAGGACGTCGTCATCCCGCCGCGCCCGGTGACCGTCTACCGCTTCGACGTCCTGGGCATCCGCCACGAGGACGACCACGTCGAGGTCGACGCCGTCGTCGAGTGCTCGTCCGGCACCTACGTCCGCGCGCTGGCCCGCGACCTGGGCGCCGACCTCGGCGTCGGCGGTCACCTGATGGCCTTGCGGCGCACCACGGTCGGCCCGTTCAGCCTGGCCAGGGCGCGCACGCTGGACCAGCTGGAGGAGCAGCCCGAGCTGAGCCTGGACCTCGACGCCGCCGTCGCCGCCGCCTTCCCGCGGCGTGACCTCGACGCCGCGACGGCCAAGGCGGTCCGCCACGGCCAGCGCATCCCGGCGGCCGGGCTCGAGGGCACCTACGGCCTCTTCGGACCCGACGGCCGGGTGCTCGCGCTGGCCGCGGATGAACAAGGCGTGTCCAAAGCAGTGGTCGTGTTGCTGCCCGCCTAG